The following coding sequences are from one SAR116 cluster alpha proteobacterium HIMB100 window:
- a CDS encoding flagellar basal-body rod protein FlgC (PFAM: Domain of unknown function (DUF1078); Flagella basal body rod protein~TIGRFAM: flagellar basal-body rod protein FlgC): MPDVKNIFDIAGRSMASQMIRLNTVASNLANAGAVTGDKDNAFRALKPVFETQFADQLKRTGVSTVDVVDVKPVLREPERVYMPQHPESDEEGYVFRAAVDENEEMVEMLEASRQYQNNVEVVSTLRSLMMRTITMGK, encoded by the coding sequence ATGCCTGATGTGAAAAATATATTTGATATTGCTGGCCGCTCTATGGCCTCACAGATGATCCGCCTGAATACAGTCGCCAGTAATCTGGCCAATGCGGGCGCAGTGACGGGTGATAAGGATAATGCGTTTCGCGCATTAAAGCCTGTATTCGAAACACAGTTTGCTGACCAGCTGAAGCGCACAGGGGTTTCAACCGTCGATGTGGTTGATGTGAAACCGGTGCTGCGTGAGCCGGAACGCGTTTACATGCCTCAACATCCTGAATCTGATGAAGAAGGGTATGTGTTCCGCGCAGCTGTGGATGAAAATGAAGAGATGGTGGAAATGCTGGAAGCGTCTCGCCAATACCAAAATAATGTTGAGGTTGTCTCAACGCTGCGTAGCTTGATGATGCGCACAATAACGATGGGTAAATAA
- a CDS encoding flagellar hook-basal body proteins (PFAM: Flagella basal body rod protein; Domain of unknown function (DUF1078); Flagellar basal body protein FlaE~TIGRFAM: fagellar hook-basal body proteins) yields the protein MSFYTALTGLNGSQADISATSNNIANVGTTGFKRSVAEFGDIFATSPLQNSSSSIGSGTILKGIKQQFTQGNISSSLNALDLAISGQGFFALKPSLTSAQTVYTRNGSLNVDNDRYVVDSAGQYLLTYPVNDDGSVTAKDLQSAVPLQLPVTSGDPRATSNISLGVNVPAGADVVTDRPEFENGYTFDPADPNTFTNSTSITIFDDLGNPTIATMYFIKTQSASATDATNKYDTRLVINDTVIEPDLVSAVDDNGRQLYIDRFGRQTTDVPDDNYFLEGKGSKLYKLDDQQELIPSQPAKLRGEQAEFDFGEEGDRLVEIVTDPTQFKATRESGDGNSRVYWGKNFLTVNVDNGDQPVNIDIRPGKYNATQLAAEVERAINEAYGDDSKVQIVQNVDDTLNINLFKLNQDGSSTGLTTPIEVDLLADSFVSDVENITLSGASPDFTREQFLAHTQARINESLNRYAVDATDTVDNASALGVSTDLFARARGDEMEAVFEKTQIVKFDHTTSNATNTAGITGTSLTNSEKYMVYSMYANRPSLSVYDNQQQVATTGAGTNSVVYNSNQNTLRVYFADTATPADTSALMGGFAANNKIRLAGDFTIAGELADSDIINGREFTINNVASGETAGANYIEINTTGLDFPDDDFTLAETDLYVMSDESETVEAFFEGSENVYDGAKDNFNSQHIVLREKSADGKHFYTNKNINDLNEITTFNPPLPAGVVPATANGTITVPASSISTSGTGVDATVELTVAAGVITGVTITNAGRGYAATDTLTLSGNIFSAFGGASPANDLTLTIDTVSASNKGIFSDYSAEFTLTQAVGTDPTMDSLEVLGITDGTNAVVNTTTDWVDEKDPPIQVKYDAVNQRLQFTVERNILGTGTNSNFNSFNIYGADSAEDTNNLGIPAKGDAEEVLIRGGEVLSAEAFVADGEEIQLNDKRYGVKVNYNSDTRSFTFASGTTGERIDANKALGVTTDQSASNIQVGRYTLSTTDGSVTDTTALDTGDNHLMGVGGTKADTNFTAAKGLASSAAQAVGGIANDDLTEVFRLSSVDGDNRFNVSVNGINGVVEVPSGFYVGSTLAEALEKRINQIMDPNTGATVGGVTVRYSSENNNFVFTTGTTGSDSTIKVKGAARLGLDEVPLGVGSVPEIYNIVQAENEDGAKLFVNAQGEVVTTAPDPMVDDYYPLYIDEGELTFDKTGKLLSPKNVVSYESTEGVSVDIDINFSASTQFAQPFSVLSIDQDGFTSGRLDGLEIDASGTVRANYTNGQNNPLGKIVLANFNNQNGLKQIGNATYVATAVSGNAQVGEAGAEGFGTVLSGSLERSNVDITEELVNLITAQRNFQASAKAIETTTTLTQTIIQIRG from the coding sequence ATGTCATTTTATACCGCACTTACCGGATTGAATGGTTCACAGGCTGATATCTCTGCAACCTCTAATAATATCGCTAACGTTGGCACCACAGGCTTTAAAAGAAGTGTGGCTGAATTCGGCGATATTTTTGCAACATCACCTTTGCAGAATTCGTCATCATCAATCGGCTCTGGGACGATTTTGAAGGGGATTAAGCAGCAGTTCACCCAAGGTAACATCTCGTCATCACTGAACGCACTTGACCTGGCGATTTCCGGTCAGGGCTTTTTTGCACTGAAGCCGTCACTGACTTCAGCACAGACCGTCTATACCCGAAATGGTTCGCTGAATGTGGATAATGATCGCTATGTAGTGGATTCAGCTGGCCAGTATCTGTTAACCTATCCTGTTAACGATGATGGTTCGGTGACAGCAAAAGACCTGCAGAGCGCGGTTCCGCTGCAATTGCCTGTCACCTCTGGTGATCCGCGGGCAACCAGCAATATCTCTCTTGGGGTCAATGTCCCGGCGGGTGCTGATGTGGTCACCGACAGGCCTGAATTCGAAAATGGCTATACCTTTGATCCTGCAGACCCCAATACCTTTACCAATTCGACATCAATCACGATCTTTGATGATTTGGGTAACCCAACGATCGCGACAATGTATTTCATTAAGACCCAGTCAGCATCCGCAACAGATGCGACCAACAAATATGATACCCGTCTGGTGATCAATGATACGGTTATTGAACCTGATCTGGTCTCTGCTGTGGACGATAATGGCCGCCAGCTTTACATTGACCGGTTCGGCCGTCAAACAACAGATGTGCCTGATGATAACTATTTCTTAGAAGGTAAGGGCTCAAAGCTGTATAAGCTTGATGATCAGCAAGAGCTGATCCCCTCACAGCCGGCGAAATTGAGAGGTGAGCAAGCCGAATTTGATTTTGGTGAGGAAGGTGACCGGTTGGTTGAGATTGTCACCGACCCGACGCAGTTCAAAGCTACACGCGAGAGTGGTGATGGCAACAGCCGGGTTTATTGGGGAAAAAATTTCCTGACTGTAAATGTCGATAACGGGGATCAGCCTGTGAATATCGATATCCGTCCAGGCAAATATAACGCCACACAATTGGCAGCTGAAGTTGAACGGGCCATTAACGAAGCTTATGGCGATGACAGTAAAGTCCAGATTGTCCAGAATGTGGACGACACATTGAACATCAATCTGTTCAAACTGAATCAGGATGGCTCATCAACAGGTCTGACAACACCAATTGAAGTTGACCTTCTGGCAGACAGCTTTGTGTCTGATGTAGAGAATATTACGCTATCTGGCGCCTCACCTGACTTCACCAGAGAACAGTTCCTGGCTCACACGCAAGCCAGAATTAACGAATCCTTGAACCGATACGCTGTTGATGCCACTGACACGGTCGACAATGCCAGTGCACTTGGCGTGTCCACAGATTTGTTCGCCCGCGCAAGAGGCGATGAGATGGAAGCGGTTTTTGAAAAGACCCAGATTGTGAAATTTGACCATACAACGTCAAATGCAACAAATACGGCAGGAATTACCGGTACCTCACTGACAAACAGCGAGAAATACATGGTCTATTCCATGTATGCAAACCGGCCGTCTCTGAGCGTGTATGACAACCAGCAGCAGGTAGCAACCACAGGGGCGGGCACAAATTCTGTGGTTTACAACTCTAACCAGAATACCTTGCGGGTGTATTTTGCGGACACAGCAACACCAGCTGATACATCAGCATTGATGGGCGGCTTTGCGGCAAATAATAAGATTCGCCTTGCCGGTGATTTCACGATTGCTGGTGAATTGGCAGATTCAGACATCATCAATGGCCGTGAATTTACCATCAATAATGTCGCTTCAGGCGAAACAGCCGGGGCAAACTATATTGAAATCAACACAACAGGCCTTGATTTCCCTGATGATGACTTCACGCTGGCAGAAACAGACCTCTATGTTATGAGTGATGAATCTGAGACAGTTGAAGCATTCTTTGAAGGTTCTGAGAATGTCTATGACGGCGCCAAAGATAATTTTAACAGCCAGCATATTGTCCTGCGTGAAAAAAGTGCTGACGGAAAGCATTTTTACACCAACAAAAACATCAATGACCTGAACGAAATCACGACCTTCAATCCGCCGCTGCCAGCTGGCGTGGTTCCGGCAACAGCCAACGGAACAATCACAGTTCCGGCGAGCAGCATTTCAACTTCAGGTACCGGAGTAGACGCCACTGTTGAGTTAACCGTAGCTGCTGGCGTAATCACCGGTGTCACGATCACAAATGCGGGAAGAGGCTATGCGGCTACCGATACACTGACACTGTCCGGTAACATATTCTCTGCCTTTGGCGGCGCGTCACCAGCGAACGATCTAACGCTGACAATTGATACGGTCTCAGCATCCAATAAAGGCATTTTCTCAGACTATTCTGCTGAATTTACGCTTACACAGGCTGTTGGTACTGATCCAACAATGGATTCATTAGAAGTTTTAGGGATCACAGACGGCACCAACGCTGTGGTTAATACAACTACAGACTGGGTGGATGAAAAAGATCCGCCTATCCAGGTAAAATATGATGCGGTGAATCAGCGTCTGCAATTCACTGTTGAGCGAAACATTCTCGGCACAGGTACAAATTCAAACTTCAATTCTTTCAACATCTATGGTGCTGATTCAGCTGAAGATACGAATAACCTTGGCATTCCTGCAAAAGGGGATGCCGAAGAAGTCCTGATCCGCGGGGGTGAGGTCCTTTCTGCAGAAGCGTTTGTTGCAGATGGTGAAGAAATTCAGCTGAATGACAAACGTTATGGGGTCAAGGTGAATTATAATTCTGATACCCGTTCCTTCACCTTTGCCAGCGGCACAACTGGTGAGCGGATTGACGCCAACAAAGCGTTGGGCGTCACCACTGATCAGTCGGCTTCAAATATTCAGGTTGGCCGCTACACACTGAGCACAACAGATGGTTCAGTCACAGACACAACCGCACTGGATACAGGCGATAACCATCTGATGGGTGTTGGCGGGACAAAGGCAGATACAAACTTTACCGCTGCCAAAGGCCTGGCGTCATCAGCAGCGCAAGCTGTTGGCGGCATTGCTAATGACGATTTGACCGAAGTCTTCCGTCTGTCCAGTGTTGATGGTGACAACCGGTTCAACGTATCTGTGAACGGCATCAATGGTGTTGTTGAGGTGCCTTCAGGCTTTTATGTCGGCTCGACCCTTGCTGAAGCTCTTGAAAAGCGTATCAATCAGATTATGGATCCAAATACAGGCGCGACTGTTGGCGGGGTAACTGTCCGTTATTCAAGTGAAAATAATAATTTTGTTTTCACAACAGGAACAACAGGAAGTGATTCAACCATCAAGGTGAAAGGCGCGGCGCGTCTTGGCTTGGATGAAGTGCCTTTGGGTGTGGGTTCTGTGCCTGAAATTTACAATATTGTTCAGGCTGAAAATGAAGATGGCGCAAAGCTTTTTGTGAATGCACAAGGTGAAGTTGTCACCACAGCTCCAGACCCGATGGTTGATGATTATTATCCATTATATATTGATGAAGGCGAGCTGACCTTTGATAAAACAGGTAAGCTGCTCAGCCCGAAAAATGTGGTCAGCTATGAGTCAACCGAAGGGGTGTCCGTAGACATCGATATTAATTTCAGTGCCTCAACGCAATTTGCTCAGCCCTTCTCAGTGCTGTCTATTGACCAAGATGGATTCACATCCGGTCGCCTTGACGGGCTTGAAATTGATGCGTCTGGTACGGTGCGGGCGAACTATACAAATGGTCAAAATAATCCTTTGGGTAAAATTGTTCTGGCCAACTTTAATAACCAGAACGGCCTGAAGCAAATTGGTAACGCGACATATGTAGCGACCGCGGTTTCTGGTAACGCCCAGGTTGGTGAAGCTGGGGCTGAGGGCTTTGGTACTGTCCTGTCAGGGTCTCTTGAACGGTCCAACGTCGATATTACTGAAGAGCTTGTGAATCTGATTACCGCTCAGCGGAACTTCCAGGCCTCAGCAAAAGCGATTGAGACCACAACAACGCTGACTCAGACAATTATTCAGATCAGAGGCTAA
- a CDS encoding flagellar basal body L-ring protein (PFAM: Flagellar L-ring protein), translating to MFTRMSSSVLALGLCCGLSACSTYVEDTASAAFEPVFPTVELASENTDKSGAIYQQGQSGLFSADRRARKVGDILTVDFNEVFAATKAQSAAASKSDSFELGLPVGLPNLLTGGLANGAAGNSLTSSTEQSFSGSGNAAQSNSLTGRLSVTVVRIFENGNMGILGQKELTLNNGKEYIRVSGIVRPEDISAGNTVPSNRLADAQISYTGAGTVADSSKPGWLSRAIRTISPF from the coding sequence ATGTTTACACGCATGTCTTCTTCTGTTTTGGCCCTTGGCCTGTGCTGTGGTTTGTCTGCCTGCTCAACATATGTTGAGGATACGGCGAGTGCGGCATTTGAGCCAGTGTTTCCGACTGTTGAATTGGCCTCTGAAAATACCGATAAATCAGGTGCGATTTATCAACAGGGCCAGTCTGGTTTGTTTTCAGCAGACCGGCGTGCGCGCAAGGTTGGTGATATTCTGACCGTTGATTTTAACGAGGTATTTGCCGCAACAAAGGCCCAATCAGCAGCAGCGTCAAAATCAGATTCCTTTGAGCTTGGCCTGCCTGTTGGGCTGCCTAATCTGCTTACCGGCGGCCTGGCAAATGGTGCTGCCGGCAACAGCCTGACCAGCAGTACAGAACAATCATTTAGCGGATCTGGAAATGCGGCCCAGTCAAATTCACTGACGGGTCGTTTGTCTGTAACTGTGGTTCGCATTTTTGAAAACGGGAATATGGGTATTTTGGGGCAGAAAGAACTGACCTTGAATAATGGCAAGGAATATATCCGGGTCAGCGGCATTGTCCGTCCAGAGGATATTTCAGCAGGCAATACCGTGCCGTCCAACCGTCTGGCAGATGCGCAAATCAGCTATACCGGCGCAGGCACAGTTGCAGATTCATCCAAGCCAGGCTGGCTCAGCCGGGCTATACGGACCATTTCACCCTTCTAG
- a CDS encoding flagellar basal-body rod protein FlgB (PFAM: Flagella basal body rod protein~TIGRFAM: flagellar basal-body rod protein FlgB) → MNKIGNYLDFHGQALQLRSRRNEILASNIANAATPHFKARDMDFEREMQRNIKHGPLQVTNDVHFPTNTHPLREQMMFRDPINPSLDGNTVEMAVEQMEFSENVVRYQTTLQFLNNRISGLMSAIKGE, encoded by the coding sequence ATGAATAAAATTGGAAATTATTTGGATTTTCATGGCCAGGCGCTGCAATTGCGCTCGCGCCGCAATGAAATCCTTGCCTCCAATATCGCAAATGCGGCCACACCTCATTTTAAAGCGCGCGACATGGATTTTGAGCGCGAAATGCAGCGCAACATCAAACACGGGCCTTTGCAGGTCACCAATGATGTGCATTTCCCGACCAACACCCATCCTTTACGTGAACAAATGATGTTTCGTGACCCCATCAACCCATCTTTGGATGGCAATACAGTTGAAATGGCGGTCGAGCAGATGGAATTTTCTGAAAACGTCGTGCGGTATCAGACCACGTTACAGTTTCTGAATAACCGGATCAGCGGGCTGATGTCTGCGATCAAAGGGGAATAG
- a CDS encoding Rod binding protein (PFAM: Rod binding protein): protein MEIMHKIDPLLAANLTKTPDTSADLREVAEQFEAIFINQFLAQSRKTKLADDLFGNKGTETYNSLLDQERAQQLANSVDLGIADALVRQLGGNQGAE, encoded by the coding sequence ATGGAAATCATGCATAAAATTGACCCGCTTCTGGCCGCGAATCTGACCAAGACGCCAGATACGAGCGCCGATCTGCGCGAGGTCGCTGAGCAGTTTGAGGCGATTTTCATCAATCAGTTTCTGGCACAGTCACGCAAGACCAAACTGGCTGATGACTTGTTCGGCAACAAAGGGACAGAAACATATAACTCGCTTCTGGATCAGGAACGTGCCCAGCAATTGGCAAATTCTGTGGATCTGGGGATTGCTGATGCGCTGGTTCGCCAGCTTGGCGGCAATCAGGGTGCGGAGTAA
- a CDS encoding flagellar hook-basal body proteins (PFAM: Domain of unknown function (DUF1078)~TIGRFAM: fagellar hook-basal body proteins), translating to MDKMIHMSLHTLDIALRKQAISAQNMSNMNVTGFRRDVYDSFGSLYLQAEDQLDSRVFAITTGSGTFDEKQGRMRSTQLQTDLAIDGPGYFVTKREGMDVSLTRRGDMSVSMEGNLVNGNGAVILSETLQPIQVPPFRKLIVAEDGKLLIEPMNGEPGVTQLVGSIGLVSGEGVQLRKDDDGEIRPADGSGIVTDQNVNVKQGYIEESNVNVIDELVASMGYQRSYEMNMKLIKMASDLDQGTASLLRMPNS from the coding sequence ATGGATAAGATGATCCACATGTCACTGCACACGCTGGATATCGCTCTGCGCAAGCAGGCGATCAGCGCGCAGAATATGTCTAATATGAATGTGACAGGCTTCCGGCGTGATGTGTATGACAGCTTTGGATCACTTTATCTTCAGGCTGAAGATCAGCTGGACTCGCGTGTATTTGCGATCACCACAGGCAGTGGCACTTTTGATGAAAAACAAGGCCGTATGCGGTCAACCCAATTGCAGACCGATTTGGCGATCGATGGTCCGGGCTATTTCGTGACAAAACGTGAGGGCATGGATGTATCACTGACACGCCGGGGGGATATGTCTGTATCTATGGAAGGCAATCTGGTGAATGGGAACGGGGCGGTTATTCTGTCAGAAACGCTGCAGCCTATTCAGGTGCCCCCCTTCCGCAAGCTGATTGTGGCTGAAGATGGCAAATTATTGATCGAGCCGATGAATGGTGAGCCAGGCGTCACCCAGCTGGTTGGGTCTATCGGCCTTGTGTCTGGTGAAGGGGTTCAGCTGCGCAAAGATGATGATGGTGAAATCCGCCCGGCAGACGGGTCTGGAATTGTCACTGATCAGAATGTGAATGTGAAACAAGGCTATATTGAAGAAAGTAACGTCAATGTGATTGACGAGCTTGTTGCCTCTATGGGTTATCAGCGCAGTTATGAGATGAATATGAAGCTGATCAAAATGGCTTCTGACCTTGATCAAGGAACAGCCTCCTTATTGAGGATGCCAAACAGTTAA
- a CDS encoding Protein of unknown function (DUF2802) (PFAM: Protein of unknown function (DUF2802)) has protein sequence MSVAVFMSNFGFAAVIFLLLLGVILILNNFQKKTLNILSRLSATYNDIETLLVRITNSIDLMNTQISALEKQLGTIQDAQAQMQRELTRLADGTTAQGQVSKAIELARDGASASEIMLSTNLPKEEAEAIARFHSAQNS, from the coding sequence GTGTCGGTAGCTGTTTTTATGTCGAATTTTGGCTTTGCCGCCGTCATTTTTTTGCTGCTTTTGGGGGTAATTCTGATCCTCAATAATTTTCAGAAAAAAACCTTAAATATTCTCTCCCGCTTATCTGCCACCTATAATGACATTGAAACGCTTTTGGTGCGGATTACCAATTCTATCGATCTGATGAACACACAGATCAGCGCATTGGAAAAACAGCTTGGCACGATACAAGATGCGCAGGCACAAATGCAGCGCGAATTAACGCGTTTGGCAGATGGGACAACAGCTCAGGGCCAGGTGTCAAAAGCCATTGAGCTGGCAAGAGACGGGGCGTCTGCTTCTGAGATTATGCTCTCTACAAATCTGCCAAAAGAAGAAGCTGAAGCAATTGCCCGGTTTCATTCCGCGCAGAACAGCTGA
- a CDS encoding flagellar hook capping protein (PFAM: Flagellar hook capping protein), with product MSTVNSNQSLNSILDKLGIQQQEEKKRADGGALGQEDFLKLMTTQLQNQDPFAPMENADFIAQMAQFSTVTGITDMGQSLKGISNQLSEFRIATATNMLGNSVLVPGTQAHPDGDGSVHGVIDLPAASGTTNVVFTSQNGDILHVEELGAQPAGLAGFAWDDIPQDVLDNNEYINVEAFADQGAGLEGVSTSVFGEVLAASTSSADGVMLDVKGYGDINVNEVVRFRHN from the coding sequence ATGAGTACGGTTAACAGTAACCAATCTTTGAACAGCATTCTCGACAAGCTGGGCATTCAGCAGCAGGAAGAGAAAAAACGTGCTGATGGCGGCGCGCTGGGACAAGAGGATTTCCTGAAGCTGATGACGACACAGCTGCAGAACCAAGATCCGTTTGCACCAATGGAAAATGCGGATTTCATTGCCCAGATGGCACAGTTTTCAACTGTGACAGGGATCACTGATATGGGTCAGTCCTTAAAAGGAATCTCTAACCAGCTGTCTGAATTCCGGATTGCCACTGCGACGAATATGCTGGGGAATTCGGTTCTGGTACCAGGTACGCAAGCTCATCCTGACGGGGATGGCAGCGTGCATGGGGTGATTGACCTGCCCGCGGCGTCTGGCACGACGAATGTAGTGTTCACGTCTCAGAACGGGGATATCCTGCATGTTGAAGAATTAGGCGCACAACCGGCTGGCCTGGCTGGCTTTGCGTGGGATGATATTCCGCAGGATGTTCTGGACAATAATGAATACATCAATGTTGAAGCTTTTGCTGATCAGGGCGCGGGGCTTGAAGGGGTGTCCACATCTGTCTTTGGCGAGGTGTTGGCCGCTTCGACCAGTTCAGCAGACGGCGTCATGCTGGATGTGAAAGGTTATGGCGACATTAATGTGAATGAAGTTGTGCGCTTCCGTCATAATTAA
- a CDS encoding flagellar basal-body rod protein FlgG (PFAM: Domain of unknown function (DUF1078); Flagella basal body rod protein~TIGRFAM: flagellar basal-body rod protein FlgB; fagellar hook-basal body proteins; flagellar basal-body rod protein FlgG, Gram-negative bacteria): protein MSTYAMHVAKTGLNSQQTKMQVIANNLANVNTTGFKSDRANFETLLYQIIRPSGEQTSEDTNLASGFSIGAGTRLLNTSKQHSQGSIIATDNALDIAIEGSGFFQVLMPDGRIGYTRNGTFARSADGTLTTQSGYVVQPEIQIPEGVTQINISQDGLVSVQVAGAVEADEIGQLTLADFANRQGLEPIGESFLVETPSSGPPVVANPFEEGFGKLLQGSLEGSNVNVVQQLVDMIETQRAYEVSSKSITSVDEMMRFIAQNL from the coding sequence ATGTCAACCTATGCGATGCATGTGGCCAAAACCGGCCTGAATTCACAGCAGACGAAAATGCAGGTTATCGCCAATAATCTGGCGAACGTGAACACTACAGGCTTTAAAAGCGATCGGGCGAATTTCGAAACCCTGCTTTATCAGATTATTCGTCCCTCTGGTGAACAGACATCTGAAGATACCAATTTAGCGTCTGGCTTTTCAATTGGTGCCGGTACCCGGCTGCTGAATACCAGCAAACAACATTCCCAAGGCAGCATCATTGCAACAGATAATGCGCTTGATATTGCGATTGAAGGGTCAGGTTTTTTTCAGGTTTTGATGCCGGATGGCCGTATTGGTTATACCCGTAACGGGACCTTTGCACGTTCTGCAGACGGCACGCTGACTACCCAGTCAGGTTATGTTGTCCAGCCTGAGATTCAAATTCCTGAAGGGGTTACCCAAATTAACATCTCTCAGGATGGTCTTGTCTCGGTTCAGGTTGCCGGGGCTGTTGAGGCTGATGAGATTGGTCAGCTCACTTTGGCTGACTTTGCCAATCGCCAGGGCTTAGAGCCGATTGGCGAGAGTTTCCTTGTTGAAACCCCTTCCAGTGGTCCGCCTGTGGTCGCCAACCCCTTTGAAGAAGGGTTCGGCAAGCTTTTGCAAGGCTCATTAGAAGGTTCAAATGTAAATGTGGTCCAGCAGCTGGTTGATATGATCGAAACCCAGCGCGCCTATGAGGTGAGCTCAAAATCGATCACATCTGTTGATGAGATGATGCGTTTCATCGCACAGAATCTGTAA
- a CDS encoding flagellar basal-body P-ring protein (PFAM: Flagellar P-ring protein) yields the protein MKPVSIFLAKLTAVMLMLLSTHIAQADRLKDLTSIAGVRANQLVGYGLVVGLPGTGDGSSTLTLQSMKSLISQFGVTTGSVLDLNGKNSAAVIVTAELPAFAKPGQRLDVTVSTVGQSKSLRGGTLLMTPLLGADGETYAVAQGNLLVGGLGVEGADGSSLIVNVPTVGRIPGGGTVERLIETGFLDTDNLILNLHQGDFSITNQVAEAINDVFGGGIAVPLDSRSVKVRAPMDPSQKVSFISMLENIEIEPERQSAKVVVNARTGTVVIGGDVRVTPAAVTHGSLTVRVDENPTVTQQNAVAAADGAVVAAPGEAVETPDTDITVDQEPARAFMFDPGVELSEIVEAINAVGTSPADLVAILEALREAGSLRAELVII from the coding sequence ATGAAACCGGTTTCCATATTTTTAGCTAAGCTGACAGCTGTGATGCTGATGCTGCTCTCAACGCATATAGCGCAGGCAGACAGGCTGAAGGACTTAACCTCAATCGCTGGTGTGCGGGCAAACCAGCTGGTTGGATATGGTCTTGTTGTTGGTCTGCCGGGAACAGGCGACGGCAGCTCCACCTTGACGCTGCAGTCCATGAAGTCCCTCATCAGCCAGTTTGGCGTGACCACAGGGTCAGTTCTTGATTTGAACGGCAAAAATTCAGCTGCTGTGATTGTGACAGCTGAACTGCCTGCCTTTGCAAAGCCTGGCCAGCGGCTTGATGTCACCGTATCGACTGTCGGCCAGTCAAAATCTTTACGTGGCGGTACCTTGTTAATGACCCCGTTACTTGGCGCAGACGGCGAAACCTATGCAGTTGCACAAGGCAATCTTTTGGTTGGCGGGCTTGGTGTTGAGGGTGCAGACGGCTCTTCGCTGATTGTAAATGTACCGACAGTTGGCCGGATCCCTGGCGGGGGTACCGTGGAACGTCTGATTGAAACAGGTTTTCTGGATACAGATAATTTGATCTTAAACCTGCATCAGGGCGACTTTTCGATCACGAATCAGGTGGCCGAAGCCATTAATGATGTGTTTGGCGGCGGTATCGCTGTGCCTCTGGATTCGCGGTCTGTAAAGGTGCGCGCACCTATGGACCCATCGCAGAAAGTATCGTTCATTTCCATGCTCGAAAATATCGAAATTGAACCAGAACGCCAGTCAGCCAAGGTGGTCGTGAATGCGCGTACAGGTACGGTTGTGATCGGCGGAGATGTGCGCGTTACGCCTGCTGCTGTCACGCATGGCTCATTGACTGTAAGGGTAGATGAAAACCCAACCGTGACCCAGCAGAACGCTGTTGCTGCTGCAGATGGGGCTGTTGTTGCTGCTCCTGGTGAAGCTGTGGAAACGCCAGATACAGATATCACGGTTGACCAGGAGCCTGCCCGGGCCTTCATGTTCGACCCAGGTGTCGAGCTGTCTGAAATTGTAGAGGCGATTAATGCTGTAGGGACCAGCCCGGCAGATTTGGTCGCCATTCTGGAAGCCCTTCGTGAAGCTGGCTCTTTGCGAGCTGAACTGGTGATCATTTAA